Proteins encoded within one genomic window of Salmo trutta chromosome 11, fSalTru1.1, whole genome shotgun sequence:
- the zdhhc5a gene encoding palmitoyltransferase ZDHHC5-A, with protein sequence MPGSSKSGGAGGLPSPPHTASPSRPLRPSRYVPVSAATAFLVGSTTLFFCFTCPWLSEQFSVAVPIYNGVIFLFVLANFCMATFMDPGIFPRADEDEDKEDDFRAPLYKTVEIRGIQVRMKWCSTCRFYRPPRCSHCSVCDNCVEDFDHHCPWVNNCIGRRNYRYFFLFLLSLTVHIMGVFGFGLLYILYHTQQLDRVHSAVTMAVMCVAGLFFIPVAGLTGFHMVLVARGRTTNEQVTGKFRGGVNPFTNGCWKNISHVLCSSQAPRYLGRKRKPHGVVVQPPFLRPQLTDTQLAAKVLDNGIHGDLHRSKSSLEMMESQSCDAEPPPPPKPELRYPVPSRGHQEQHTEESSLLNKAPPTPTMYKYRPTYSSPGKNHTALTHAYANQMSRGDSLKESSSLLQSSQQPGFRSEPSLDGREAPGERGGGGLGGGGDRPGGGGSVGGAPGSGGGGIPGYSLGGRSYPSFSDPTVLSSGGGASRSSSVRSGSAHNAAHVSEATTSTSYKSLANQTPPPRNGSLSYDSLLTPSESPDFESAAPDMSPGRHRTPAPPPVLGYSSPYLSAQLSQQRDAELHQPSASSVALLSSPHRAHYLRASSSPLPPPERERLLQESHSHSHHSQPPPSSAAPQPPHPHHHHHSSRPPRFSRTPLLSDSAAPHHYPYRTPLAPSTHPPRSPHPPPLGKSLSYSSAAAAEMQYRMVRKASAGGGGGGGGGGIQAPKDEIQMKLFSRTNGQPRSSLSSSGSTPSSPSHPISMSTRPGQAYPSPGNTQSPAHKLGGGVKKVTGVGGTTYEISV encoded by the exons ATGCCGGGCAGCAGTAAGAGTGGGGGTGCGGGTGGCCTCCCCTCGCCCCCCCACACCGCCTCCCCGTCCCGGCCACTTCGTCCGTCCCGCTACGTACCCGTGTCGGCGGCGACGGCCTTCCTGGTGGGATCCACCACGCTCTTCTTCTGCTTCAC GTGTCCATGGCTGTCGGAGCAGTTCTCGGTTGCCGTGCCGATCTACAACGGTGTCATCTTCCTGTTCGTCCTGGCCAACTTCTGCATGGCCACCTTCATGGACCCGGGCATCTtccccagag CGGATGAGGATGAGGACAAGGAGGATGATTTTCGCGCTCCGCTCTATAAGACGGTGGAGATCCGGGGCATCCAGGTCAGGATGAAATGGTGTTCCACCTGCCGCTTCTACAGACCGCCCCGCTGCTCACACTGCTCTGTGTGTGACAACTGTGTGGAG gacTTTGACCACCACTGCCCGTGGGTGAACAACTGTATCGGCCGGAGGAACTACCGTTACTTCTTCCTGTTCCTGCTGTCCCTGACGGTCCACATCATGGGAGTGTTTGGCTTCGGCCTGCTCTACATCCTCTACCACACACAGCAGCTGGACAGGGTCCACTCTGCCGTCAC TATGGCAGTGATGTGTGTGGCTGGTCTCTTCTTCATCCCGGTGGCTGGTCTCACTGGCTTCCACATGGTACTGGTGGCCCGGGGGAGAACCACCAACGAAcag gtgaCGGGGAAGTTTAGGGGAGGAGTGAACCCTTTCACTAATGGCTGTTGGAAGAACATTTCTCACGTGCTCTGCAGCTCCCAAGCCcccag GTAcctggggaggaagaggaagccTCACGGTGTGGTTGTCCAGCCTCCGTTCCTCCGGCCACAGCTCACTGACACCCAGCTGGCCGCCAAGGTCCTCGACAACGGTATCCACGGAGACCTTCACCGG tctaaGAGTAGTCTGGAGATGATGGAGAGTCAGTCGTGTGATGCGgagccccctcctccccccaaaCCAGAGCTCAGGTACCCCGTCCCGTCCAGAGGCCACCAGGAACAACACACAGagg AGAGTAGTCTTCTGAACAAAGCCCCGCCCACACCCACCATGTATAAATACAGGCCGACCTATAGCAGTCCGGGAAAGaaccacactgccctcacccatgCCTACGCCAACCAG aTGAGTCGAGGGGACAGTCTGAAGGAGTCATCTTCTCTGCTCCAGTCCAGCCAGCAGCCTGGCTTCCGCTCTGAACCCAGCCTAGATGGGAGAGAGgccccaggggagagagggggaggaggattgggaggaggtggagacagaCCTGGAGGAGGGGGGTCAGTAGGGGGAGCACCAGGGTCAGGGGGTGGCGGTATCCCCGGTTACTCCCTAGGGGGACGTTCCTACCCCTCCTTTTCAGACCCAACAGTTCTATCTTCTGGTGGAGGGGCTTCCCGTTCTTCCAGCGTGCGTTCTGGCTCCGCCCACAATGCGGCCCACGTCTCCGAGGCGACGACGTCCACGAGCTACAAGAGCCTGGCCAATCAGACGCCTCCTCCGCGCAACGGCAGCCTATCGTACGACAGCCTGCTCACGCCCTCCGAGAGCCCCGACTTTGAGTCAGCCGCACCCGATATGTCGCCCGGGCGCCACCGTACCCCCGCCCCGCCCCCCGTCCTGGGCTACTCCTCCCCCTACCTGTCGGCCCAGCTCAGCCAGCAGAGAGACGCAGAGCTCCACCAGCCCTCCGCCTCTTCCGTagccctcctttcctccccacaCCGCGCCCACTATCTCCgcgcctcctcctcccccctgcctCCTCCTGAGAGGGAGCGACTCCTCCAGGAATCGCACTCCCACTCCCACCACTCTCAGCCCCCTCCCTCCTCCGCggccccccaacccccccacccacaccaccaccaccacagctccAGACCCCCCCGCTTCTCCCGGACCCCGCTCCTGTCCGACTCGGCCGCCCCCCACCATTACCCGTACCGCACCCCCCTGGCCCCCTCCACGCACCCCCCGCGCTCCCCCCACCCCCCGCCGCTGGGGAAGTCTCTGTCGTACTCTTCGGCGGCGGCGGCGGAGATGCAGTACCGGATGGTGCGCAAGGCGTCggccggaggggggggggggggaggggggggcggGATCCAGGCACCGAA GGACGAGATTCAGATGAAGTTGTTCAGCAGGACAAACGGGCAGCCCaggtcctccctttcctcctcaggctccaccccttcctccccctctcacccAATCAGCATGTCCACTCGCCCCGGGCAGGCCTATCCCAGCCCTGGAAACACCCAGAGCCCCGCCCACAAGCTGGGGGGCGGGGTGAAGAAGGTGACGGGCGTCGGCGGGACCACCTATGAAATTTCAGTCTGA
- the LOC115202147 gene encoding thioredoxin-related transmembrane protein 2-B — translation MALLTPLLAFLYHLPQVYKWLLKPYYVASLFMSIGFLMIRKTPGICEHLSTQREDGNPCDFDWREVEILMFLSAIVMMKNRRAITVEQHVGNIILFSKVANVILFFRLDIRMGLLYLTLCIVFLMTCKPPLYMGPEYIKYFSDKTIDDELERDNRVTWIVEFFANWSPECQSFAAVYADLSLKYNCAGLKFGKVDIGRYGDVSKKYKVSTSPLSKQLPSLVLFQGGKEVMRRPQVDKKCRAVSWSFTEENIIREFNLNELYQKSKKLNKSKGDRGDKINESQFPPVPEEEEPEVDAQEEETETKKDK, via the exons ATGGCGTTGCTAACACCTCTCCTCGCATTCCTCTACCACTTGCCGCAGGTGTACAAGTGGCTGCTCAAGCCATACTATGTCGCGTCTCTGTTCATGTCAATTGGGTTTCTCATGATCCGCAAGACGCCAGGCATCTGCGAACATCTTTCGACACAACGAGAGGATGGCAATCCCTGCGACTTTGACTGG AGAGAAGTGGAGATTCTTATGTTCCTCAGTGCCATCGTCATGATGAAAAACAGAAGAGCTA TAACGGTGGAACAGCACGTGGGGAACATCATTCTGTTCAGTAAGGTGGCCAACGTTATCCTCTTCTTTAGACTGGACATCCGCATGGGCCTGCTCTACCTCACCCTCTGCATCG TGTTCCTGATGACCTGTAAGCCTCCTCTCTACATGGGCCCAGAGTACATCAAGTACTTCAGTGACAAGACCATAGAC GACGAGCTGGAGAGGGACAATAGGGTGACGTGGATCGTAGAGTTCTTCGCGAACTGGTCCCCAGAGTGTCAGTCCTTTGCCGCCGTCTACGCAGACCTCTCCCTCAA GTATAACTGTGCTGGGCTCAAGTTTGGGAAGGTGGACATCGGGCGGTATGGAGACGTGTCTAAGAA GTACAAGGTGAgtacctctcccctctccaagCAGCTGCCCTCGCTGGTGCTGTTCCAGGGGGGCAAGGAGGTGATGAGACGCCCCCAGGTGGACAAGAAGTGTAGGGCCGTGTCCTGGAGCTTCACTGAG GAGAACATCATCCGGGAGTTCAACCTGAACGAGCTCTACCAGAAGTCCAAGAAACTCAACAAGTCCAAGGGAGACCGGGGCGACAAGATCAACGAATCCCAGTTCCCGCCCGTGCCCGAAGAGGAGGAGCCCGAGGTCGACGCCCAGGAGGAGGAGACGGAGACCAAGAAGGACAAATAG